Proteins from one Deltaproteobacteria bacterium genomic window:
- a CDS encoding sodium:proton antiporter, with protein MKLFNILAVLLTLSAGFSYINHRFIRLPTTIGIMVIALLVSLGLIAMEPLGFGLKEDAQLLLHNVDFDETLLHGMLSFLLFAGALHVNLEDLARQKYIISILATLGVVGSTFIMGSATWWVLGALHIDLPFIYCLLFGALISPTDPIAVMGILKKAGVPASLETKITGESLFNDGVAVVIFLVILEIATGYQQVTAATVAALFIKEAVGGVLFGLLIGAVAYWMLKSIENYQVEIMITLALVTGGFALAEVLHLSGPIAIVVAGLLIGNHGRMLAMSDTVRYHLDTFWELVDEILNAVLFVLIGLEVLLLRFNRAYIFAGIILIVLLLLSRFVCVGIPVVILRHFRTFSPNVIRILTWGGLRGGISVALALSLPAGPNREPILAITYIIVVFSIIVQGLTVGKLVKAKESSPGAPRAATKKAP; from the coding sequence ATGAAATTATTCAATATTCTGGCTGTGTTGCTTACCCTGTCAGCCGGCTTCAGTTATATCAACCACCGCTTTATCCGGCTGCCGACAACCATCGGTATCATGGTCATCGCCCTGCTGGTCTCGCTGGGCTTGATTGCCATGGAACCCCTGGGGTTCGGCCTCAAAGAAGACGCCCAGCTCCTGCTGCACAACGTGGATTTTGACGAGACTTTGCTGCACGGCATGCTCAGTTTCCTGTTGTTCGCCGGGGCCCTGCATGTGAACCTGGAGGATCTGGCGAGACAAAAGTACATTATCAGCATCCTGGCTACTCTGGGAGTGGTTGGCTCAACCTTTATCATGGGCAGTGCCACCTGGTGGGTACTGGGAGCTTTACATATTGATTTGCCTTTCATCTACTGCCTTCTGTTCGGCGCCCTTATCTCACCCACGGACCCGATTGCGGTGATGGGCATCTTGAAAAAGGCCGGAGTGCCTGCAAGCCTTGAAACCAAGATTACCGGCGAGTCTCTGTTCAACGACGGGGTGGCAGTGGTCATATTTCTGGTCATTCTTGAAATAGCCACCGGATATCAGCAGGTTACCGCAGCCACTGTAGCTGCTCTGTTTATCAAGGAAGCTGTCGGAGGAGTGTTATTCGGTCTGCTTATCGGGGCGGTTGCCTACTGGATGCTGAAAAGCATCGAAAATTATCAGGTGGAGATAATGATCACCCTGGCCCTGGTAACCGGCGGCTTCGCGCTGGCCGAGGTACTGCACCTATCCGGTCCCATTGCCATTGTGGTGGCTGGCCTGCTGATTGGCAACCACGGCCGCATGCTGGCCATGTCCGACACAGTCCGCTATCATCTCGACACCTTCTGGGAGCTGGTGGATGAAATCTTGAATGCCGTGCTCTTCGTGCTGATCGGCCTCGAGGTTTTGCTTCTGAGGTTCAACCGTGCCTATATTTTCGCCGGCATCATTCTCATTGTTCTTCTGCTGCTCTCTCGCTTTGTCTGTGTTGGCATTCCAGTAGTGATCCTCAGGCACTTTCGAACCTTCAGCCCCAATGTGATCAGGATCCTCACCTGGGGCGGCTTGCGGGGAGGCATATCCGTCGCCCTGGCCCTGTCCCTCCCCGCCGGCCCGAACCGGGAGCCCATCCTGGCCATCACCTATATAATTGTGGTCTTCTCCATCATCGTCCAGGGTCTGACCGTGGGCAAACTGGTCAAAGCAAAAGAGTCCTCGCCTGGAGCGCCCAGGGCCGCTACAAAAAAGGCCCCTTGA
- the atpD gene encoding F0F1 ATP synthase subunit beta produces MSIGKIVQVIGNVVDVEFPEGQLPQILNALAISNPSISDEEGNLIVEVAQHLGDNVVRCVGMDTTDGLVRGMPAKDTGAPIQMPVGKTSLGRVLNVIGRPVDGLGPVESEKYAPIHRAAPGFTEQDTSVRVLETGVKVIDLLVPFPRGGKMGMFGGAGVGKTVIMMEMIHNIAMQHKGISVFAGVGERTREGNDLYLEMKESGVLPMAALVYGQMTEPPGARARVALSALTQAEYFRDEEGQDVLLFIDNIFRFTQAGAEVSALLGRMPSAVGYQPTLGTDLGELQERITSTTKGSITAVQCVYVPADDLTDPAPATTFAHLDGTVVLSRQIVELGIYPAVDPLDSTSRILDPNVLGEEHYRTARDVQMILQKYKDLQDIIAILGMDELSEEDKIVVGRARKIQRFLSQPFHVAEQFTGTAGKYVKVEDTIRAFREIVDGKHDDLPEQAFYMVGGIEEVVEKAQTMADAE; encoded by the coding sequence ATGAGTATCGGAAAAATCGTGCAGGTCATCGGCAACGTTGTGGATGTGGAGTTTCCTGAAGGTCAGCTCCCACAGATTCTCAACGCCCTAGCCATTTCCAACCCGAGCATCAGCGACGAGGAAGGCAACCTCATCGTGGAAGTGGCCCAGCACCTTGGAGACAATGTGGTGCGCTGCGTGGGAATGGATACTACCGACGGACTGGTCCGGGGTATGCCGGCAAAGGACACCGGCGCCCCAATCCAGATGCCCGTGGGCAAAACGAGTCTCGGCCGGGTGCTCAACGTCATAGGACGTCCGGTTGACGGGCTTGGACCAGTGGAGTCTGAAAAATACGCGCCGATTCACCGGGCAGCTCCAGGATTCACCGAGCAGGATACTTCTGTGCGAGTCCTGGAAACAGGGGTCAAGGTCATCGACCTGCTGGTGCCATTTCCCCGTGGCGGCAAAATGGGGATGTTCGGCGGTGCCGGGGTGGGCAAGACCGTCATCATGATGGAAATGATCCACAACATCGCCATGCAGCACAAAGGTATTTCAGTGTTTGCCGGCGTGGGTGAACGCACGCGTGAAGGCAACGATCTCTACCTGGAAATGAAGGAATCAGGAGTGTTGCCCATGGCGGCCCTGGTGTACGGCCAGATGACAGAGCCGCCCGGCGCCCGAGCGCGGGTAGCCCTTTCTGCTCTAACTCAGGCTGAATATTTCAGGGATGAGGAAGGCCAGGACGTTCTCCTTTTCATCGACAACATATTCCGCTTTACCCAGGCAGGCGCGGAAGTTTCAGCCCTGCTGGGACGCATGCCCTCGGCGGTTGGTTATCAGCCTACTCTGGGAACTGACCTGGGAGAACTGCAGGAGCGCATTACCTCTACCACCAAGGGTTCCATCACAGCAGTGCAGTGCGTCTACGTGCCTGCAGACGATCTCACCGACCCGGCGCCGGCTACCACCTTTGCCCACCTTGACGGCACCGTGGTGCTGTCGCGGCAGATCGTGGAGCTCGGCATCTATCCTGCTGTGGATCCGTTGGATTCCACCTCGCGTATTCTGGATCCGAACGTACTCGGAGAGGAGCACTACCGCACGGCTCGTGACGTGCAAATGATTTTGCAGAAATACAAGGATCTGCAGGATATCATCGCCATCCTTGGCATGGACGAGCTTTCGGAAGAAGACAAGATTGTCGTGGGCCGGGCGAGGAAGATTCAACGTTTCCTGAGCCAGCCTTTCCACGTGGCTGAGCAGTTTACCGGCACTGCCGGCAAGTATGTCAAGGTGGAGGACACTATCCGAGCCTTCCGGGAAATTGTTGATGGCAAGCATGACGATTTGCCAGAGCAGGCCTTCTACATGGTGGGCGGCATCGAAGAGGTGGTAGAAAAAGCCCAGACAATGGCTGATGCCGAGTAA
- the atpG gene encoding ATP synthase F1 subunit gamma: MATLRDIKRKIEAVKKTQQITRAMNMVAASRLRVTQQLLEQFVPYARQLTEIMNRVASGVEPEGFPLLMPHEEVVRVELVSLTADRGLCGAFNTNLIAAAEGFMNEKTAEGLSVSLTTIGRKGGDYFRRRKVEIRATYTQMLDKPNYNKARSLGEELIELFLSHEVDEVYLYYSHFVNMVTQRPTLKKLLPITPEANGEEGLEQLEYLFEPSRQEVLNDLLPNFIHLELLEAFFQTAVSEHAARMTAMDNAVNNCREMVRDLTLVYNKARQAAITKELMDIVGGVEALKK; the protein is encoded by the coding sequence ATGGCAACTCTACGCGATATCAAGCGGAAAATCGAGGCGGTAAAGAAGACCCAGCAGATTACCCGGGCCATGAATATGGTGGCTGCTTCCAGGCTGCGCGTCACGCAGCAATTGCTCGAGCAATTTGTTCCCTATGCCCGGCAGCTCACCGAGATCATGAACCGAGTGGCCTCAGGAGTGGAGCCGGAGGGATTTCCTCTGCTCATGCCTCATGAGGAGGTGGTGCGAGTAGAACTCGTTTCTCTTACTGCTGATCGAGGCCTTTGCGGGGCGTTTAACACCAACCTCATTGCAGCCGCAGAAGGTTTCATGAATGAAAAGACAGCAGAGGGACTCTCGGTTTCTCTTACCACCATCGGCCGCAAGGGCGGTGATTACTTCAGACGGCGCAAGGTGGAGATAAGGGCGACATACACGCAAATGCTGGACAAGCCCAACTACAACAAGGCCCGCTCCCTGGGGGAAGAGCTTATCGAGTTGTTCCTGAGCCATGAGGTTGACGAGGTCTATCTCTACTATTCACATTTCGTGAACATGGTTACCCAGAGGCCCACTCTCAAGAAGCTTCTTCCCATAACGCCGGAGGCCAATGGTGAAGAGGGTCTCGAACAGCTGGAGTATCTCTTTGAACCCTCCCGGCAAGAGGTGTTGAACGATCTGCTGCCAAACTTCATCCATCTGGAACTGCTCGAGGCATTTTTCCAGACCGCCGTGAGTGAGCACGCCGCCCGGATGACAGCTATGGACAATGCGGTCAACAACTGCCGGGAAATGGTCCGAGATCTGACGCTCGTTTACAATAAAGCGAGACAGGCTGCTATTACCAAGGAGCTTATGGATATTGTTGGTGGTGTAGAGGCTTTAAAGAAGTGA
- the atpH gene encoding ATP synthase F1 subunit delta yields the protein MTSQILAKRYARALLTLGEQDGNRQLYGEELNRFVDFWLQNPEFADAVSNPLYPKENRKAICRTVIQKMEFTPVFGALVDLMIEKNRLQIIADVRTYYQKLLDDLANVSRAKVISAAPLPDEAVENIKAALEKVTGRSIMVETEQDPELIGGVVARVGDLVFDGSVKTQLMSIKENLMKG from the coding sequence GTGACAAGTCAGATTTTGGCCAAGAGGTATGCGAGGGCCCTCCTGACACTCGGTGAACAGGACGGGAATCGTCAACTGTATGGAGAAGAACTGAACAGGTTTGTGGACTTCTGGCTGCAGAATCCGGAGTTTGCTGATGCGGTCTCCAATCCGCTCTATCCAAAGGAGAACCGCAAGGCTATTTGTCGCACTGTGATCCAGAAGATGGAATTCACGCCTGTGTTTGGAGCACTTGTCGACCTGATGATTGAAAAAAACCGGTTGCAGATCATCGCTGACGTGAGGACATATTATCAGAAGCTGCTCGATGATCTGGCCAATGTGAGCAGGGCAAAGGTCATAAGTGCTGCGCCGCTGCCAGATGAAGCGGTAGAGAATATCAAAGCCGCCCTGGAAAAGGTGACAGGGCGATCAATTATGGTGGAAACGGAGCAAGACCCGGAGCTCATAGGCGGTGTGGTGGCTCGGGTTGGAGATCTTGTGTTCGATGGGAGCGTGAAAACGCAGCTAATGAGCATTAAAGAAAACTTGATGAAGGGGTGA
- a CDS encoding F0F1 ATP synthase subunit epsilon, producing the protein MAEKLLHLEVVTPERTVISAEAEIVVGPGFLGEFGVLYNHIPYLVQLQPGELRYRIGNQVERVAISGGYAEVLPTKVTVLATAAERPTDIDLERALAARERAERRLKERTEDIDFARAEAALKRAIARIKVAEEGKSG; encoded by the coding sequence ATGGCAGAAAAACTTCTTCATCTCGAAGTGGTTACTCCTGAACGCACGGTAATTAGTGCGGAGGCTGAGATAGTTGTGGGACCGGGATTTCTCGGTGAGTTCGGCGTGTTGTACAACCACATCCCCTATCTGGTTCAATTGCAACCGGGTGAGCTGCGCTACCGGATTGGCAATCAGGTTGAAAGGGTGGCTATTAGTGGGGGCTACGCCGAGGTGCTGCCCACCAAGGTTACTGTGCTTGCTACCGCTGCTGAACGACCTACTGATATTGATCTGGAACGGGCTCTGGCTGCCAGGGAGCGTGCAGAGAGACGTTTGAAGGAGCGCACCGAAGATATCGATTTTGCCAGAGCCGAGGCTGCCCTCAAGAGAGCTATTGCCCGCATCAAGGTCGCAGAGGAAGGAAAATCAGGATAG
- a CDS encoding F0F1 ATP synthase subunit alpha: MEIRAEEISQIIREQIKDYDKKVELSETGTVLSVGDGIARVYGVEKCMAMELLEFPTEHGSVYGLALNLEEDNVGCAIMGEDTLIKEGAVVKRTGRIAEVPVGDAVMGRIVDPVGQPLDGKGPIEAKEFARIERIAPGVIHRQPVNEPMYTGLKAIDAMTPVGRGQRELIIGDRQIGKTAIGVDAIINQKGQDVICIYVAVGQKKSTVAQVVETLRRHGAMDYTIVVSACASDPASLQYIAPYAGCAMGEYYRDRGQHALIIYDDLSKQAAAYRQISLLLRRPPAREAYPGDIFYNHSRLLERAAKLADNAPELDSRYKKGGGSLTALPIIETQAGDVSAYIPTNVISITDGQIYLEPGLFFSGVRPAINVGLSVSRVGGAAQIKAMKQVAGRLRLDLAQFRELEAFAKFGSDLDKSTQAQLNRGMRLVELLKQPQYRPMPAEKQVMSIYSGTRGFLDKYPVEKVGEYEEKMLEFIEQKHPEIYEELKEKKEIRDELDEKMTKALNEFDEIFEVAA, from the coding sequence ATGGAAATCAGGGCCGAAGAAATCAGTCAGATTATCAGGGAACAGATCAAGGACTATGACAAGAAGGTCGAGCTGAGCGAGACCGGCACCGTGCTCTCCGTGGGTGACGGCATTGCCCGCGTCTACGGGGTGGAAAAGTGCATGGCCATGGAATTGCTGGAGTTTCCCACTGAACATGGCAGCGTCTATGGTCTGGCGCTCAACCTGGAAGAAGACAATGTGGGTTGTGCCATCATGGGCGAGGATACTCTCATCAAGGAGGGCGCCGTCGTAAAACGCACAGGCCGCATTGCCGAGGTGCCGGTGGGCGATGCAGTTATGGGCAGGATTGTTGACCCTGTGGGGCAGCCCCTGGACGGCAAAGGTCCTATAGAGGCCAAGGAATTTGCCCGCATCGAAAGGATCGCCCCCGGCGTTATTCACCGGCAGCCAGTGAACGAACCCATGTATACGGGGCTCAAGGCTATCGATGCCATGACTCCAGTTGGCCGGGGCCAGAGGGAGCTGATTATCGGTGACCGTCAGATCGGCAAGACCGCCATCGGTGTGGATGCCATTATCAATCAGAAGGGCCAGGATGTAATCTGCATCTACGTTGCCGTTGGTCAGAAAAAATCTACTGTGGCGCAAGTTGTGGAGACCTTGCGGCGGCACGGTGCCATGGACTACACTATTGTGGTTTCCGCCTGTGCCAGTGATCCAGCCTCGTTGCAATACATTGCTCCCTATGCGGGCTGCGCCATGGGAGAGTACTACCGGGATAGAGGCCAACATGCCCTCATCATTTACGACGATCTTTCCAAGCAGGCTGCCGCCTACCGGCAGATCTCCCTGCTGCTGCGGCGGCCGCCGGCACGTGAGGCCTATCCAGGAGACATTTTCTACAATCACTCGCGGCTTCTGGAAAGGGCTGCCAAACTGGCTGACAATGCTCCGGAGCTGGATTCCAGGTACAAGAAAGGTGGCGGCTCCCTGACGGCCCTGCCCATTATCGAGACCCAGGCCGGCGACGTATCCGCCTACATTCCCACAAACGTCATCTCAATTACTGATGGGCAGATTTATCTGGAGCCAGGTTTGTTCTTTTCTGGTGTGCGGCCGGCGATCAACGTTGGTCTGTCGGTCTCTCGCGTGGGTGGCGCGGCGCAAATAAAGGCCATGAAGCAGGTGGCCGGGCGTCTGCGGCTCGACCTGGCCCAGTTCCGTGAACTGGAAGCCTTTGCCAAGTTCGGCAGCGACCTGGACAAATCCACCCAGGCACAACTCAACAGAGGTATGCGGTTGGTTGAACTGCTCAAACAGCCGCAGTACAGGCCGATGCCAGCCGAGAAGCAGGTAATGTCCATATATTCGGGTACCCGCGGTTTTCTGGATAAGTACCCGGTGGAAAAAGTTGGCGAGTACGAAGAAAAGATGCTGGAATTCATAGAGCAGAAGCATCCGGAGATCTACGAGGAGCTCAAAGAGAAGAAAGAGATCAGGGACGAGCTGGACGAGAAAATGACAAAAGCGCTGAACGAGTTCGACGAGATCTTTGAGGTTGCAGCCTAG